The following are encoded in a window of Balaenoptera ricei isolate mBalRic1 chromosome 1, mBalRic1.hap2, whole genome shotgun sequence genomic DNA:
- the PDIK1L gene encoding serine/threonine-protein kinase PDIK1L isoform X2, translating into MIAPSPAPPPPLPPRQLHRLQTWLSDSDKRCSLPPGGAGARPPSSGCASTRVRGRGPLTAGIPGPRGGRCTRRSTPATPHTCSQLETLTLKMVSSQPKYDLIREVGRGSYGVVYEAVIRKTSARVAVKKIRCHAPENVELALREFWALSSIKSQHPNVIHLEECILQKDGMVQKMSHGSNSSLYLQLVETSLKGEIAFDPRSAYYLWFVMDFCDGGDMNEYLLSRKPNRKTNTSFMLQLSSALAFLHKNQIIHRDLKPDNILISQSRLDTSDLEPTLKVADFGLSKVCSAFGQNPEEPVSVNKCFLSTACGTDFYMAPEVWEGHYTAKADIFALGIIIWAMLERITFIDTETKKELLGSYVKQGTEIVPVGEALLENPKMELLIPVKKKSMNGRMKQLIKEMLAANPQDRPDAFELELRLVQIAFKDSSWET; encoded by the exons ATGATCGCACCCagccccgcgccgccgccgccgctgccgcctcgGCAACTGCACCGCCTGCAAACATGGCTCAGTGACTCTGACAAAAGGTGCAGCCTCCCTCCAGGCGGGGCGGGCGCCAGGCCTCCCAGCTCGGGCTGCGCCTCCACGCGGGTCCGCGGAAGAGGGCCGCTTACCGCAGGCATCCCAGGCCCGCGCGGAGGAAGATGCACCAGGCGTTCCACCCCAGCGACCCCGCACACCTGCTCGCAGCTCG AAACCTTGACCTTGAAGATGGTGAGTAGCCAGCCAAAGTACGATCTAATACGGGAGGTAGGCCGAGGTAGTTACGGTGTTGTATATGAAGCAGTCATCAGAAAGACCTCTGCACGGGTGGCAGTGAAGAAAATTCGATGCCATGCACCTGAAAATGTTGAACTAGCCCTGCGTGAGTTCTGGGCACTAAGCAGTATCAAGAGCCAACATCCAAATGTGATTCACTTGGAGGAATGTATCCTACAGAAGGATGGGATGGTGCAAAAGATGTCCCACGGCTCTAATTCTTCCCTTTATTTACAG ctTGTAGAGACTTCACTAAAGGGAGAAATTGCCTTTGATCCCAGAAGCGCCTATTACTTGTGGTTTGTGATGGATTTTTGTGATGGAGGAGATATGAATGAGTATCTGTTGTCCAGGAAACCCAATCGTAAAACTAACACCAGCTTCATGCTTCAGCTGAGCAGTGCCCTGGCTTTCTTGCATAAAAACCAGATCATCCATCGAGATCTAAAGCCTGATAACATCCTGATTTCTCAAAGCCGGTTGGATACCAGTGACTTGGAACCCACACTGAAAGTGGCTGATTTTGGTCTAAGTAAAGTTTGTTCAGCATTTGGGCAGAATCCAGAAGAACCTGTCAGTGTAAACAAGTGTTTCCTTTCCACAGCGTGTGGAACAGATTTCTACATGGCTCCTGAAGTGTGGGAGGGACATTACACAGCAAAAGCTGACATCTTTGCTCTGGGGATTATCATCTGGGCAATGCTGGAAAGGATCACATTCATagacacagagacaaagaaggaactCTTGGGGAGTTATGTAAAACAAGGAACTGAGATTGTGCCTGTTGGGGAGGCACTTCTGGAAAATCCCAAAATGGAACTTCTCATTCCTGTGAAGAAAAAGTCTATGAATGGGCGAATGAAACAACTGATTAAGGAAATGCTGGCTGCAAACCCTCAGGATCGTCCAGATGCTTTTGAACTAGAACTCAGATTAGTACAAATTGCATTTAAAGATAGCAGCTGGGAAACGTGA
- the PDIK1L gene encoding serine/threonine-protein kinase PDIK1L isoform X1, translating into MVSSQPKYDLIREVGRGSYGVVYEAVIRKTSARVAVKKIRCHAPENVELALREFWALSSIKSQHPNVIHLEECILQKDGMVQKMSHGSNSSLYLQLVETSLKGEIAFDPRSAYYLWFVMDFCDGGDMNEYLLSRKPNRKTNTSFMLQLSSALAFLHKNQIIHRDLKPDNILISQSRLDTSDLEPTLKVADFGLSKVCSAFGQNPEEPVSVNKCFLSTACGTDFYMAPEVWEGHYTAKADIFALGIIIWAMLERITFIDTETKKELLGSYVKQGTEIVPVGEALLENPKMELLIPVKKKSMNGRMKQLIKEMLAANPQDRPDAFELELRLVQIAFKDSSWET; encoded by the exons ATGGTGAGTAGCCAGCCAAAGTACGATCTAATACGGGAGGTAGGCCGAGGTAGTTACGGTGTTGTATATGAAGCAGTCATCAGAAAGACCTCTGCACGGGTGGCAGTGAAGAAAATTCGATGCCATGCACCTGAAAATGTTGAACTAGCCCTGCGTGAGTTCTGGGCACTAAGCAGTATCAAGAGCCAACATCCAAATGTGATTCACTTGGAGGAATGTATCCTACAGAAGGATGGGATGGTGCAAAAGATGTCCCACGGCTCTAATTCTTCCCTTTATTTACAG ctTGTAGAGACTTCACTAAAGGGAGAAATTGCCTTTGATCCCAGAAGCGCCTATTACTTGTGGTTTGTGATGGATTTTTGTGATGGAGGAGATATGAATGAGTATCTGTTGTCCAGGAAACCCAATCGTAAAACTAACACCAGCTTCATGCTTCAGCTGAGCAGTGCCCTGGCTTTCTTGCATAAAAACCAGATCATCCATCGAGATCTAAAGCCTGATAACATCCTGATTTCTCAAAGCCGGTTGGATACCAGTGACTTGGAACCCACACTGAAAGTGGCTGATTTTGGTCTAAGTAAAGTTTGTTCAGCATTTGGGCAGAATCCAGAAGAACCTGTCAGTGTAAACAAGTGTTTCCTTTCCACAGCGTGTGGAACAGATTTCTACATGGCTCCTGAAGTGTGGGAGGGACATTACACAGCAAAAGCTGACATCTTTGCTCTGGGGATTATCATCTGGGCAATGCTGGAAAGGATCACATTCATagacacagagacaaagaaggaactCTTGGGGAGTTATGTAAAACAAGGAACTGAGATTGTGCCTGTTGGGGAGGCACTTCTGGAAAATCCCAAAATGGAACTTCTCATTCCTGTGAAGAAAAAGTCTATGAATGGGCGAATGAAACAACTGATTAAGGAAATGCTGGCTGCAAACCCTCAGGATCGTCCAGATGCTTTTGAACTAGAACTCAGATTAGTACAAATTGCATTTAAAGATAGCAGCTGGGAAACGTGA